TGACTGGACTCCGGATCTTCCGCAGGAATTCCTGCGCCGCCGCGGCTACGATCTGCTGCCGCTGCTGCCCGCGCTGGCGGGGGAGTGGAACGAGGAAAAGGCGCGGATCCGGCACGACTGGGCGCTGACGCTCACGGAACTGGCCGAAGAGAGGTTCCTGCAGCCTCTGGCGGAATGGTCGCTCCGCCAGGGCGTCAAACTGCGCGCCCAGGTGTATGGCACGCCGCCCGTCACGCTGGCCAGCCAGCGCTATGTGGATCTCGCCGATGGCGAACAGACCCAGTGGCGGCGGCTGAGCACGTCGCGATGGGCCTCCAGCGCCAACCATATTCTGCGGCGCCCGGTCACCGCTTCGGAGACGTGGACATGGCTGCATTCGCCGACGTTCGCCGCCACGCCGCTCGACGTGAAAGCGGAAGCCGACATTCACTTTATTCAGGGCATCAACGAGCTGATCGGCCACGGCTGGCCGTACTCGCCTCCGCAGGCTGGCAAGCCGGGATGGGGCTTCTATGCGGCCGCAGCGCTGAATGATCACAATCCCTGGTGGCCTGTGATGCCGGATCTGGCTCTCTACCTGCAGCGGGTCAGCTGGCTGCTGCGGCAGGGGGAGCCCGTATCCGACCTGCTGCTGTACATCCCGGTGGCGGAAATCCGATCGCGCTTTTCCGCGGGCGGCGGACACGTCTCGATCGACCGGGGGATTCACGCAGTGATCGGTGAAACGGTCATCCCGCAGATTCTGGACGCCGGGTACAACTTCGACGCCGTGGACGACGGGCTGCTGGAAGAGGCGCTCGCGGGCGGCCGCTATCGGGGCATCGTCGTCGTGAATGCCGAGCGGATCGATGCTCCCGTGCTGGACCGGCTGACGGCCTTTGCGCGTGCTGGCGGGCGCGTTTTCGTCGCCGGCCGCAAGCCCCGGCTTTCTCCCGGCTACCTGAACGCGAAGGCAAACGACGCCCGTGTGCAGGAGGCTGCCGGGCGCCTGTTTTCGGAAGCCCGGGTCGTGGCTGTTGACGAAAGTTCGCTGGGCGGGGCCTTGCGGCGCGCCTTCGAGCCGCCCCTGAGCTGGGAGCCGCGCTCTGCTGCGCTCGGGTACGCGCACAGGAAGCTGCGGGATGGCGAGGCCTTTTTTGTGGCCAACACCGGAAACCGCCCCTGGCGGGGCCGGCTGAAATTCCGCGCCCCGTCTCAGCCCGCCTTCTCATGGGATCTGCTGACAGGCGAGAAGCAGGACTTCCGCGGAGAAGTCGAGATTCCCCCGCACGGTTCGCTTGTTTTCCTCGCCGGACTGGCGCTGAATTCCGCGCCTTCGAGGAAACAGCCGGTCCGGGAAGTGGATCTCAGCACTGAATGGGAAGTGACGTTCCTTGACACGGGACGCAAAGTCCGGTTCGACACGCTGCGGTCGTGGACAGAAGACGAAGAGAGCCGGTTCTACTCCGGGACGGCGGCGTACGAAAAGACGGTCCGGCTCGAGCGCGGCGATCTCCAGGCATGGCTGGAATTCGGGCCGGTTTCGCCGGTGGATCCGCAGCCGCAGCGCCAGCCCGGCATGCGCGCGTGGATTGACGCGCCAGTCCGCGACGCAGCCGTCGTTTATGTCAACGGCAAGCGGGCAGGAAGCGTGTTCGCGCCGCCCTACCGGCTGGATCTGAGCGGCTGGCTGCAGGCGGGCGAGAACCGCCTTCGCATTGAAGTTTCCAACACGAACCTCAACCTTCTGGCGAAACTCGGCGAGCCGGACTACCGGGTGCTCGCAGCGGCTTACGGGGAGAGGTTCCAGATGCAGGACATGCGCAATCTTGAGCCGGCGCCCAGCGGGCTGACCGGCAGGGTCAAACTCGTCGTCTGGCAGGAAGCAGGCGGCGAAACGTCAAACAGTGGGAGTTTGTCCAATCCGCCGCAGGGCGGGCCGCGCGCCCGCTCCAGCGGCGCGAACCAAACCAGGTGAAAGGAAAGCTATGAAGTCTCGCATCATGTGGATCGTTTCACTGTGCTTCCTGCTCGCCCTGGCGGGCATGGCGCAGGATCCGCGCGGCTCGATCACGGGCATCGTCACCGATCCGTCGGGAGCGGTGGTGCCTGACGCCAGCGTGGAAGTTGTCAACAAGGCCATGGGCACTCGCATCAGTCTGAAGACGAACGATGCGGGCGTCTACAATGCGCTTTATCTGCTGCCCGGGCGCTACCAGGTCACCGTCGAGGCGGCTGGATTCAAGAAAGCCATCCGCGATGAGATCGAGGTCCGCGTGGACGACCGCGTGGCCGTCAACTTCCAGCTCGACGTGGGAGGCACGGAACAGACGGTGACCGTCGTTGGCGAAGTCCCCCTGTTGTCAACGGAAACAGCCTCTCTTGGCGCTGTCGTCGACCAACGGCGGGTGCAGGAACTGCCCGTTCCGCACGGCAATCCTTATTTCCTGATTGGTCTGGCGGCTGGCGTCGCTTTCACGCGCGACGCCCGCCTGGACCGCCCATTCGAGCCCACCCACATCGTCGGCTACGCCATGGACGGCACGCGCGCCAACCGCAGCGACGTCACCATCGACGGCGCCGTCAGCACGGCCACCGCAGGAGGCGGCGAAGTGATTGCCTCCTATGTCCCGCCCGCCGACATCGTGCAGGAGTTCAAGGTTCAGACGGCAACCTTCGACGCCCAGTTCGGCCAGACCGAAGGCGGCGTCACCAATATCAGCATCAAGTCGGGCACCAATGAATACCACGGCACGGGCTACTACACGAACATGACGCCGGGGCTGTTCGCCAACGACTTCTTCGCAAACCGCAGCGGCATACCACGGCCGGACTTCTACTATCACCGCTACGGGGCCACGCTGGGCGGGCCCATTTCGATCCCCAAGCTCTACGACGGGCGCAACCGCACGTTCTTCATGTGGGGCATGGAGGGTATCAAGGAAGGCCGCCCGCGCAACAACGGCACGCCCACTGTCCCGACCGAAGCGATGAAGAACGGAGACTTCTCTGCTCTGCTCGGCGTTTCCAGCAGCTTCCAGATCTACAATCCCTGGACGCGGCGTCCCGCCGCTGGCGGCCGGTTCCAGTCCGATCCGTTCCCCGGCAACATCATTCCCGCCTCGCTGTTCAATCCCATCGCCAAACGGGTGCTCGACACCTACTACCCCAAGCCCTTGCAGCCTGGCAACCCCGATGGGACCAACAACTATCTGCGGCCTGAACTGATGGAAACGGCCGACTACCTGTCCAATACCATCCGCGTCGACCACAACATCACCCAGGCCAACCGCATCTACGCCCGCGTGAGCTGGTATGACCGCGACAGCTGGTACAACGACTACTTCAACAACGCGGCCACGGGCCAGGCTTTCTGGTTCATTTCCCGCTCCGCCGTGCTCGACGACGTCTGGACGCTCAGCCCGACCATGGTGCTCAACGTCCGTTACGGCTATAACCGGTTCATCCGCCGGCAAGACGGCAATCCGCTCGGCCGCGGTTTTGATCTGACGTCGCTCGGCTTTCCGGCGTCCTACGCCAATGCAATCGATCCGGCGGTGCGCCGTTTCCCGCGCTTCGACATTACTGGTTATCAGGGGACTGGATTTACGGGCGAAAACCGGCCGAATGACGTGCATAATTTCGTCGGGATTTTGACGAAAGTGTTCTCCCGCCACACAATCAGGACCGGAACGGAGTTCCGCTCCTATCGCGAGACCAGCCAGTTCTACAACAACGACCAGACGGGGCGCTTCATTTTCGACGCCACGTACACGCGCGGACCGCTGGACAGCTCTCCGGCGGCGCCCAACCAGCTCGGCCAGTCTGTGGCGGCGTTCCTGCTTGGAATTCCGACCTCCTCGAGCTACGTTCAGGTCAACGACAGCTATGCTGAACAGTCGGTTTCCTGGGCCTGGTTCCTTCAGGACGACTGGAAAGTCAACTCCAGGCTCACGCTGAACCTCGGCATCCGGTGGGAGTGGGACGGCCCGCTCACGGAGCGCTTCAACCGCAGCGTCCGCAACTTCGACGTGAACTACACTCAGCCCTTCGAGTCCGCGGCCCGCGCCGCATATGCGCTGAACCCCACTCCGGAAGTGCCTCCTGCTCTGTTCGCGACTCGCGGCGGCCTCACTTTCGCCGGAGTGAATGGCGAGCCGCGGGAGCTGTATTACACGCCGCGCAACAACTTTATGCCGCGCTTCGGGTTCGCCTATCAGCTTGATTCCAAGACCGTCCTGCGCGGCGGTTACGGCATGTTCTTCGGCTTCCTCGGCCAGCGCCGCGGCGATGTGGTGCAGACCGGATTCAGCCGCCCGACGCCGTTCATCCCCACCATCGACGGCTACACCTTCATCAACACGCTATCCAACCCGTTCCCCGACGGCATCCTGCGGCCTGTCGGAGCCGGTCAGGGATTCCAGACGTTTGTCGGCAACAGCGTCACCTTCTTCAATGAGTACCCTCTGCGGCCCTATATGCAGCGCTGGCAGTTCGGCATCCAGCGCACTCTCGGCCACGGCTATGTCGCCGAGCTCAGCTATGTGGGCAACCGCGGCACCCATGTCGAAATCGGCCAGAACTTCAATGCAACGCCGATCGAGTTCCTCAGCCACAACCTGTTGCGTGACCAACCGCGCATCGACTACCTGACAACCAACCTGCCGAATCCGTTCCGCGGGCTTCTGCCGGCCGGCGCCACCAGTTCCTTCGTTGGCGCCCTCATGTCCCGCGAGCGCCTCCTCCGGCCCTTCCCCCACTTCGACTCCGTCAACGCTTCCCGCTTCGATGGTTACTCCTGGTACCATTCGATGCAGGCCAACCTCGAGCGCCGCTTCGCCAAGGGGTACACGATCGGCGCCAGCTACACGTTCTCGAAGTTCATGCAGGCGACCGAGACGCTGGTCACCAACGCTCCGCGTCCCGTCGAGGTGATCTCCGACCTAGACCGCCCGCACCGCCTCGTGGTCAATGGCATCTGGGAGCTTCCGTTCGGCCGCGGCAAGGCCTTCGGCGCCAACTGGAACCGCCCAACGAACTTCATCCTTGGCGGATGGCAGCTCACGGGCGTCTATACGTTCCAGAGCGGTGCGCCTATCAACTTCGGCAACATCATCTTCCTCGGCAACCTGAAAGACATCCTCCTGCCGCGCGACCAGCGTAGGGTGGAACGCTGGTTCAACACGGATGCCGGTTTCGAGCGGCGCGCGGCGTTCCAGCTCGACCGGAACTACCGCTGGTTCCCGCCGCGGTTCAGCTTCCTCAGGGCGCATGAGATCAACAACTTCGACCTCGGCCTGATCAAGAACACCCGGATTTTCGGCGAGAAGGTGAACGTGCAGTTCCGGGCGGAATTCCTGAACGCTCTGAACCGGGCCCAGTTCCCTGCGCCCAACACGAATCCCACCGTGGCCCAGTTCGGCCAGGCCATCGCCTCAACGCAGGCGAACTACCCGCGCCGGACCCAGCTCATGGCCAGATTCGTTTTCTGACCGCAAGACGACCCTGTGGTTTGCCCCGCCCCGGCAGGAGCCGTCCGGGGCGGGGCGATTTTTTTCTGAGCCTCTGCGGCGCGAACGACATCGAGCAGGGTAAGTTCAACCTCCACCGGGTTTGACTGGCCGTACCACCGTTTCTTCTCCCGCAGATTTCCGGCAATTCTTCCGCCGTCTGAAGCGAACAGCAGGACGCCTGCACGCTGTGCGGGGAAACGCGGGCCTGTACCGCCAGCGACAGGGATCGCCGCGGAACCCTCTCCACTTGGTGCTCTGCCACGGCTGCGGGCTGATCCCCCAGTCGCCTCTGCCATCCTCCGACGGACAGAAGCAGTACTACAGCGGGCTCTACAGGCTCGAATCCCGGGGTGCTCCGCAGTCCTCGCCCCGCCATGTCTTCCGCAACAGCCTGGCTGCCTGTGAGAGGTTGCCCTGGCTGAGACAGGCCCTCCCATCTCCCGGGCCAGTGCTCGACGTAGGCAGCGGCAGCGGAGAATTCCTCCGGCTGCTGGCGCGGCTGGGCTACGAAGCCGCCGGCATTGAGCCTGACCCCAATTACGCCGCCTTCGCCCGCAACAAGCTCCAGGTACCCGTCTACACCGGCGTGCTGGAAGAAACGTTCCTTCCCGAGCGCCATTTCGCCTGCGTCACCAGCTTCCATGTCATCGAGCACGTGCCCGACCCTGCGGCATTCCTCGCCCGGTTGCGCGTCCTTGTCCGCCCCGGCGGCCGGCTGGTGCTGGAAACCCCGGACGTGGAGAGCCCCTTCCCGCGGGGACGCCGGCGCTTCCACCGGGCGCACCTCCACTTCTTCAGCCTGGACATTCTCGTCCGTTGCGCCGCGGCCGCGGGAAGGAAGACTCTTGAGTGGGGACGGAGCTGGGACGGAGGGAACCTGTTCCTTGTCGCCGAGGAGAGCGATTCCATCGCTTCAGTATCGGACGGACCCCCTTGGACCAGCCGCCTTGCGGCGCTTCCGGGCGGCCATGCGCGCCTCCTCCTACTATGGCTCGCCGCTGTTTCTGCCCCGGCTTGAACGCCAGCTTGCCGCCAGAATGAGGGAGTGGCGGGCGGCCAAGGCATCCGACCCGGAGCAGATTCTTCTCAGAGCGATCACGCTTCATCGCGACTCTCTCTCCACTCACCGTCAGGATCAGTCTGCGGCGGGTGCTCCGCGAATCCGCCCGATGCAGACCGGCGAGCGGGTCCGCCGCCGGCAGGGTTGCTATCCTGAGATCTTGTGTGCGGCATCGCGGGCTATACGAGGCTCGATCATCCTGTCGAGACCGGGCGGATTCGCGACATCCTTGGCCTGATCCGGCATCGCGGCCCGGATGCGATCGGATTCCACGAGTCGGATTGCGCAGCCCTAGGCAACACCCGCCTCTCCATCATCGACCTTGAACACGGCGACCAGCCCATTTTCAGCGAGGACGGCGATACCGTCGTCGTGCAGAACGGCGAGATCTACAATCACGCCGAATTGCGGGAGGAACTGCAACGGCGGGGCCACCGGTTCCGCACCCGGTCCGACACCGAGGTCATCCTCCATGCATTTCTCGAATGGGACACGCAGTGCTTCGCGCGGCTGCGCGGCATGTTCGCCATCGCACTGTGGGATGAACGGCGCAAACGTCTGGTCCTTGCGCGGGACCGCATGGGCATCAAGCCTCTTTACATCTTCCATCGCGGCCGGGATCTGTACTTCGGCTCGGAAGTCAAAACGATCCTCCATCACCCGGAAGTGGAGCGGAAGCTCGACCGCAATGGCCTGAGCTACTTCCTGTCGCTGAATTACGTTCCCGCGCCATACACCCTGGTGGAAGGCGTCGAGAAACTCCTGCCCGGAGAGTTTCTCGAATGGGAGAACGGCTCCATCCGGCGTGAAGTCTACTGGCATCTGCGGTTCGCCCCGGATCCGAAAATCACGCTGGAAGACGCCAAAGCGGAACTTGACCGGCTGCTGCGTCTGTCGCTCCGCGAACACCTGATCGCCGATGTCCCCGTCGGCGTGTGGGCCAGCGGAGGGCTGGACTCGTCGACCGTGCTGCACTATGCCGCGCAGGAAGCATCCGGGCTCAAGACCTTTTCCATCTCCTTCCGCGGCCACTCCCACGACGAGAGCGAGTTCTTCCGCACCGTGGCCTCGCACTACGCCACGGACCACCACGAGTTCGACCTGAACCCTGAGCAGAACCTGACGGAAACGATCGAGCAGCTCGCCTACTATTCCGACGAGCCCTCCGCCGACGCTGGCGCGCTGCCCGTCTGGTACCTGTCGCAGATGACGCGCCGCCATGTGAAGGTGGCGCTGTCTGGCGAAGGCGCCGACGAGCTCTTCGGCGGCTATCTCACCTACAGGGCGGACGCGCTCGCCATGCAGGCGCGGCGCTGGCCCTCATGGATGCGGCGCACGGGAGCGGCGCTCGCACGGCTGCTGCCTGTCTCCGACGAAAAGATCGGCTTCGACTACAAGGCGCGGCGCTTCCTTGAGGGGACTCTGCTGCCGCCGCACGACGCGCACTTCTACTGGAACGGCTCTTTCGACGAGCGGACGAAACGCTCTCTTTACGATGCGCCCCGCTATCCGCGCCCCGCCGAGCTGATGAACACGCTTCCGACCGAAGCGTTCCTCTGCGGCGAAATCAACAGGTATCTCTGGGCGGATCAGAAGTATTACCTCGCCGACGACATCCTCTACAAGTGCGACCGCATGTCGATGGCGCACTCGCTGGAGGTGCGGCCGCCTTTTCTCGATCACCGCATCGTCGAGTTCGCCGCGCGGCTGCCGGAGGATTTCAAGGTGCGCGGATCCGTGCTCAAGTTCATCCTGCGGGAGCTGATGCGGGATAAACTGCCTCCCGTGATTCTCACGCGGCCCAAAGAGGGCTTCGACATTCCCGCGCACCGCTGGTTCCGCGGACCGCTGCGGCCGATGGCCGAGGAGATTCTTTCCGCGGACAACGTGCGCAGCACCGGACTGTTCCGGGCGGAGATCGTGGAAAAGATCAAACGGGATCACTTCCGCCGCCGGGCCAATTACGGATATCAGCTCTGGGGCCTCCTGACACTGTTTTTATGGATGAGGCGATGGAACGTCCACGCTTGACGCGCCTTTCGCTTGCGCTGTCTCTGGCTGCGCTGATCTACGTGCCGGCGATGTTCGCGCCGCCGCATCTGATGGACGATGTCGACGCCGTGCAGGCGCAGATTGCGCGAAACATGCTCGAATCGGGCGACTGGGTGACGGCGCGGCTGGACGGCGTTCCCTATCTCGAGAAAGCGCCCCTGAAATACTGGATGATCGCCTGTTCGTACGCCGTGTTTGGAGTGCACGACTGGGCAGCGCGCCTGCCGGTCGTGCTGTCCGTGCTGGCGCTGGTGGCGCTGGTGTACTGGATTGGCTGCTGGGCGTTCAGCGAAAAGGCGGGCTTTCTGGCGGCGCTGGTCATCGGGACGTCGATCGGGACATTTCTCTTTACGCGGATTCTGATTCCCGACATCACGCTCACTTTCACCATTGCGCTGGCCATCTTCGCCATGTTGCGCGCTCTCGATGAACAGGAGCCGCGCCCGCGCCTGTGGGCGGCCGTGATGGCGCTTTCCATGGGAGTTGGGCTCCTGTTGAAGGGGCTCATTGCGCTCGTGTTTCCCTGCGCTGCCGGGTTCCTGTGGCTTGCCTGGACGCGGCGCCTTCTGGATCTTTCCGCATGGAGGCGGCTGCGGCCTTTCTCGGGAACCCTGCTCATCCTGCTGGTTGCCGCGCCGTGGCACGTTCTGGCCACGCTGCGCAACCCGCCGTATTTCGAGTTTTCGATGACCTCCGGTCCCGGACAGTACCGCGGGTTCTTCTGGTTTTACTTCTTCAACGAGCATATCCTCCGGTTTCTGAACCGCCGCTGGCCCCGTGATTACAACACCGTGCCGCGGCATCTGTTCTGGCTCTTCCATCTGATCTGGTTCTTCCCCTGGTCGGCGTGGCTGCCCGGTCTCGCGCGGCTGCGTCTTCAGGATGACTCCCGGCGCGGGCGGACGCTGAAGATGCTCGTGTGCTGGGCGGGCTTCGTGATGGTGTTCTTCACGTTTTCGACGACGCAGGAATACTACTCGATGCCCGCGTATCCGGCGCTCGCGCTGGCGCTCGGCCTCGTGATGGCGGAAGGGCAGGGCTGGGTGCTGAAGCTTGCGCGGATCGTCAGCATCATCGCGG
This DNA window, taken from Bryobacteraceae bacterium, encodes the following:
- a CDS encoding asparagine synthetase B, which gives rise to MCGIAGYTRLDHPVETGRIRDILGLIRHRGPDAIGFHESDCAALGNTRLSIIDLEHGDQPIFSEDGDTVVVQNGEIYNHAELREELQRRGHRFRTRSDTEVILHAFLEWDTQCFARLRGMFAIALWDERRKRLVLARDRMGIKPLYIFHRGRDLYFGSEVKTILHHPEVERKLDRNGLSYFLSLNYVPAPYTLVEGVEKLLPGEFLEWENGSIRREVYWHLRFAPDPKITLEDAKAELDRLLRLSLREHLIADVPVGVWASGGLDSSTVLHYAAQEASGLKTFSISFRGHSHDESEFFRTVASHYATDHHEFDLNPEQNLTETIEQLAYYSDEPSADAGALPVWYLSQMTRRHVKVALSGEGADELFGGYLTYRADALAMQARRWPSWMRRTGAALARLLPVSDEKIGFDYKARRFLEGTLLPPHDAHFYWNGSFDERTKRSLYDAPRYPRPAELMNTLPTEAFLCGEINRYLWADQKYYLADDILYKCDRMSMAHSLEVRPPFLDHRIVEFAARLPEDFKVRGSVLKFILRELMRDKLPPVILTRPKEGFDIPAHRWFRGPLRPMAEEILSADNVRSTGLFRAEIVEKIKRDHFRRRANYGYQLWGLLTLFLWMRRWNVHA